A window of Coregonus clupeaformis isolate EN_2021a unplaced genomic scaffold, ASM2061545v1 scaf1258, whole genome shotgun sequence contains these coding sequences:
- the LOC121564522 gene encoding uncharacterized protein LOC121564522 has protein sequence MDSTKPSLDFVNKLEQSRSFFTKLANIGQKKQTIANYMKNLMRFLRYITTSTNLIQTERSLYEQCKHFQDCLNDLQKSMSKQVSHEITGKRYTQMMTVAKTPKECVAVLEVAKKDFLGVVGKAKSEESLVEPEQLLMLYYLESLLMLKHLQRAGVVKNMTLNEWLSRKECILPNGEKWTVIGVKQHKTATQQVATVSLDEEEDAWLDTYYRHVRPAFLKKCDDVEEDERFFISTVGRAIYNPSNDLQRFHAKYKLPNITSQVARRIFETHTKANFTDAEKALVADYLAHTTATADRHYRMKTPLNACMGMKLISKVAMSSDSVTHFPRREPSARKAEKYIKRQNWEKNKVKVEDVLRYWQPSTNIDTKNENKAIMKLVKSQKWRGLYISNDPVKGRKVMTTRKFAEGEVVCDYHGLPLSGKQGKELLAATDEDEMGYLYFYRDVSGKTCCIDAKTVPCPCHPEKDTIGRRINHSRKRSNIKAQLQQLEEDGKVWNVILFIAQRDITVQEELLFDYGMSRKSFGGEG, from the exons ATGGACTCCACCAAACCTTCCCTGGATTTTGTCAATAAATTGGAGCAAAGCAGGTCCTTTTTTACCAAGCTTGCAAACATTGGACAGAAGAAGCAAACAATTGCAAACTACATGAAGAATCTGATGAGGTTTCTTCGCTACATCACGACGTCAACAAACCTCATCCAGACAGAAAGGAGCTTGTATGAGCAATGCAAGCATTTCCAGGACTGCCTGAATGACTTACAGAAGTCCATGAGCAAGCAGGTGTCTCATGAAATTACCGGGAAAAG GTACACACAGATGATGACAGTTGCAAAGACACCGAAAGAATGTGTGGCAGTCTTGGAGGTGGCCAAGAAAGACTTTCTGGGTGTCGTTGGGAAGGCCAAGAGTGAAGAATCTTTGGTTGAACCTGAACAACTGCTCATGCTGTACTACCTGGAGTCTCTGCTCATGCTGAAACATCTCCAAAGGGCTGGAGTTGTAAAAAATATGACC CTGAACGAATGGCTCTCAAGGAAGGAGTGCATCTTGCCAAATGGTGAGAAATGGACTGTCATCGGTGTTAAGCAACACAAGACAGCGACACAGCAGGTGGCAACCGTTTCGTTAGACGAGGAGGAAGATGCA TGGTTGGATACGTACTACCGACATGTTCGACCAGCTTTTCTTAAAAAATGTGATGACGTGGAAGAAGATGAGAGATTCTTCATTTCCACAGTTGGAAGAGCCATCTACAACCCTTCCAATGACCTACAAAGGTTTCATGCCAA ATACAAACTCCCCAACATCACCAGCCAGGTAGCAAGGCGAATCTTTGAGACGCATACCAAAGCCAACTTCACGGATGCAGAGAAGGCACTTGTTGCTGACTACTTGGCCCATACAACTGCTACAGCTGACAGGCACTACCGCATGAAGACACCACTCAATGCCTGCATGGGAATGAAGCTGATCTCCAAAGTTGCCATGTCCAGTGACTCTGTAA CTCACTTCCCCAGAAGAGAACCCTCTGCCAGAAAAGCAGAGAAATACATTAAACGGCAGAACTGGGAGAAGAACAAAGTGAAGGTGGAGGATGTCCTTCGTTACTGGCAACCTTCAACCAACATTGACACAAAAAATGAAAACAAAGCAATTATGAAACTGGTGAAGTCCCAGAAGTGGAGAGGATTGTACATTTCCAATGACCCTGTCAAAGGAAGAAAGGTCATGACAACACGGAAATTTGCTGAAGGGGAAGTCGTCTGTGACTACCACGGTCTCCCACTCTCAGGGAAGCAGGGGAAAGAGCTTTTGGCAGCAACAGATGAAGACGAGATGGGGTACCTATATTTCTACAGGGATGTATCAGGGAAAACGTGCTGCATAGATGCCAAGACTGTGCCCTGCCCTTGCCACCCAGAGAAGGACACAATTGGACGGAGGATCAACCACTCCAGAAAGAGAAGCAACATTAAAGCTCAGCTTCAGCAACTTGAAGAGGATGGCAAAGTGTGGAACGTCATCCTTTTCATTGCCCAACGAGACATTACGGTGCAGGAAGAACTGTTGTTTGACTATGGGATGTCAAGAAAATCTTTTGGTGGAGAAGGATAA